AAAACACCATTGAAAGATTCATACTTTAACCTTAATAGCAGTTAggccaattttttcttcttttttttttttttttacattgtGGGACAAAATTGTcctcatcttttaaaatttagacAATTTTGCTCCAATTTTTTGCTTAACCGGCTCTTTTTCATTTCAACTGAAATGGAAAAGATCCTAATTCATTGACGTTTGGACACAATATGGATTAAGTAGGAAAAAAATAAGGCCAAATTCTCAATATAAATTTATtccgaaaagaaaaaaagaacaaatccaTTAGACTTTGCGCCTTTGTTATAACTCCAGGGGCTAAGTTTGAcctttttaatttggtttttctCATAGGTTCTTGCTTGGCACTGATATCATGGTGTGTGCCTTCTCTGCATTATCACTTATCTTTGTTTACCTTATGAACCGCTCAAGGTCAAACCTCACAAACTATTTCTACCTTTTTTTACATGATATGGTAAGtaaattttggtcattttacgTGACTGTACGTAAACTACTATACTTAATCGGATTGACATTGGGAGGAGTGGGaaaattattattgtgatcaGGGTGAAACTAGCATTTATAGTTTGTggggcaaaaatataaaataaaaaaaattgtggggacatattctaatttttttaaaaaaaatctaagggaattttttaaaattttttggggaaaTATGGGGGCTTGTGGGGCACATGTAGTTCCGCCCTGATTGTGAtatccaaattaaaaatatgataatacactatcatttttttattaaaaagaaaaagaaaaaaaagtgggcCACTAGTTAGAAACATGTTTTTCAAAGGATTTCGCGGCCTATACATTGCACTGTATTTCAATCCATACGCCtcacttttttatttggggTGAAATTTTTGTATAATTAATCGTATGTAAAGCTTTTTAATCTAGTATAATTTACACTACAGGTAATGATGGTTTTGATGATATCTGGATGTGCGGCGGCAACTGGGGTTGGTTACATTGGTCGTTTTGGAGAAGAGAAGATAGGTTGGGGAGCCGTGTGTGATCGTGTGGTCAAGTTTTGCTCCAGAATGATGGTGTCTGTGGCTTTATCTTACTCTGCTTTCATAGCCTACTTGGCACTTACAATCATTTCTGCCACCAAGCTCATGTCTCAAGTGAAATCGCCAGAAGAACTCTAAAGACAAGGAAGCCCAGAATGATCTGATTGAAAAGGCCAAGTGGGGGGCTATGGTAATTAATGAAGGGAaggttcttttttatttttctttttttaaacacaaaagaaaGATAATGTGGAGGTTGTCTGCTTCTGCTCCTTTTGTCTTTGTTAACAGAAGTCAATTTGAAGAAGTTTGATGGCTTATTGTGTTGGCTTTGTTCATTTCTATATCTATTTAAGATGTTCGTATGCACTAGAAAATATTTCACGACTGTTGGAATTAAGAGTGTCCCAATGAAGGACAACACAGATTATAGCCGTAGGACCATCCGAAATAGACATGTTAGGGTCGGATTTTGTTGAGACATAAGTCAATCTTAATCTAACCCATTTAATGAAAATGTCCAACTTGGTTTTAGATCATCTGTAGGTGTCATATTAATGGTGGTAATGAACAATTAAACATTTACCAAGATATGGAAATTAAAGCCTCTGTCCCTCGTGCCACTGAGATGGTAAGGGGTGAAATGGGGTTCggtagtgagagagagaaaaacagtAAGGTAGAAGCAATCATATATTGTTTCTTTTCTGTCATAATGTATTCGCTTTTATAATCAGCAAATTTTGTATTCAACTACAGAGAGAAATAAGAAGAGGTCATTCAGTTTCAATGTCATCTTCACTATCCTTGAGGTGATCTTTCAGAGGCTGGCCTGGAATTTCCCATTTTTCACTATCCCAAGCTGGATCAATTTCAGGTAGTTGATAGTCATCAGGCCTTAATGACAATTGAAATTCTGGTAGGTCAGGCAATGCTTGGAGAGCCCTGCATCATCACCAGTTTGATTATTTGGTATAAAATCAAATGAACTTGGATAGCAGATGAGGATTACATAGGAAGACACTTACTTCTCTTGTTCTAAGAGGTAGCCATACATCTGAGACTTCCTTGATGCAACTTCAGGAATTTTCTGACGTAAATGCTTCATAGATCCCCAGAGTGGAGGAGCCcttgccaaaaacaaaaaacaaaagaggattgagcaaagaaaaagacaaaaaagctTTTTCTAGGATAATAAGAGTGCAATAGATAATGATCAAACCCAACCTCGTCACAGGAGCTGCAAGGGAAAAGCTCAGGCATGCCTTCTTGCTCTCTGACAGAAGTTGTTCTGCAGCAAGAAAACAGCACACAGCACTGACATGAAAGGATGGTTCATTACCCTTGTCAAGGATCAGACCATGGTAGTAGTAAGCTGCAGCCTGATGATATAAAATATAAGAGTTAGAATCAGATGCACAACATTTACTGAACATGGCCAGCAGAATGAACTGTAATGAGAGTTTAGCATTTGATTGCAGTAGAAACCTTTGCTTCAAGGAATTTCCATTTGATGAAGCAGAGATGCTTCTTTCCACACCCATTATTGGTGTCCATGTCTCCCCCTGACAAGCAGTGATAAGCCTGATCAAGCATAGGAGAAAGTAGAAACACACTAAACCATGAGAGAGGTGCTGTGGTGAAGCTTGTTTCTTAGACAAAAAGACAAATCTTTCTCTGTAAGGAATGTTACTTGAAAAGTTGTTGGAATCTTTTAGGCGCACCTTAAAATGAACTCTTTATAAAACAGGGTTCTGCAAATATGGTTTCTAGCCTATAATACTATAATAAAGCATTGTATAAGAGCTTGATGATGAATTCACAATTTTTGCTTACGAAAGATTACCTGGCTAAAATAGCTCAGCTGTTCACATGCCAACCTCCTCTTCACTGATAAAGTGGCCTTTTGACACTCAACAGCTAAACCAAGCTGAATTTCAGTTCCCTGAATGTGTTATCAAGATCAATATCTATGAATATCTCTAAACTCAGGTTAGACTTTAGCAATTAGTTTGCGCATTAAATAGATATTGATagattaattaaaagataaaataagataaaggagaaaaaaagtaCCAAATATATGGATCAACTTCTGTGtgcatgtcatttttttttttggttctttttggAGGTAAGCAATAATTTTGTTCGGGTTAATTCAGGTGGTCAGCATGCATGTCAGTGTTCTATGCTTGgaaatttcaaatatttatagtaTTTTCAGTGCCTGTTTTAATTCCATAGACAGAAGCACTTCATATGATGGAAAAGGAAAGACACCCTGCTTTTTTAGTTTCTAAGATTTGTGCTTGTGATGCAATTATGTGTACAAGAACACATAAGAATATCTGATATGAAAACAACCCCTGTAGAGAAATATCATGAATAAGCGATGCAGCCCAGATATCTGCAGACCTTGAGTGACAAAATGAAACATCTAAATTTGGTGACCTTGTGTAATGAATACCTGGCCTAGTGCTTGAATGGAAATTGCCTCCAGTACACCATCCTGCAAATCTTTGGGCAACTTTTCCCTGGTTATGTGCATGTGATTTCTTAGTTAATTAGTCCAATAAAGAAGGATATAAGAGATGTCTAACGGATTAAAAGTTTTGTAAGCTGTTTACATACTTGATATCTGGTGGCATACAAACCAGGACATCCCGGACACAAAATTCCAAGTATCCTGCTGCCTTGAGTAACAAATCAACAGCATCCCTCTTGCAATCTGGTGGTAGACATTTAGATGGCTACTCATTAGTCAACACAAGACCATCTGGTGAGATTTGGCTCcacaaaaaagaattgaagaacAAACATGAAAGGCATATGGATAAGTATAAACCTGAAGATACTACCCTTATACCAGAACCAGAATGGTCCTTAGGGATCATTAACGAATCAGCCTCTGACAAAGTCAGCATAGCCATTAGGTGAACAACAGACAGCAATTCAAACCAGGAGTTGGCTACACACGTTTCCTGCTAATCAAATTTTGAACTCAAATTTTAACCATACTGGAAACAACCAAAGTTTACACATTAGAATTCAAGAATGAGTTTCCAATTGTCTTACATGCCGTCCATCTTCTAAATTCTTCCACTTGAATTCTACAAGTCCCTCAATACCATTTTCTGTTAGATAGCACATTATCTTccattagagagagagagagagagatgacttGTATATTAGTATATGATACCTTTCTTTGTGAGTCCAATCAAAACAGACAAGTATTCCTCAAGTGCTTGCCGTAGTTCTGTTATAGCTGATCCACCTGCAAGAGCTAAAATCTATGCTTagtaaaaatagttttgataATGATCCATTAGGTTGCTGACAGAGTTACTGCAAGTACTAGAATTTCTAAAGATCTTTCTGGATTCCAAAAGTTGAAATAAGCACTCATCTTAATTAAGCAAAATAGTCATATTCGGCTCACCAAAGTACATGTTTATGTTTACTCAAAAGTCCcagaacataaagagaaaacaatAATTCAGCATTAGTACAAAGGCATGGAAGCCAGACCAGTATCTTCTGCCACCAGCACAATCTGATTCCGGATGCAAGACAACCTATCGGCAAGATCTTTGGGAATTAGCCCTCTAAGCGGTCTTTGAAGATTAGATTGTTCTGGAATTCTCATTGAGGGAAGGAAGACCACGACTTCGGGTACactcagcttcttcttcttcttccttccaaCAGCGTACATAGAAGAAGTGCAACCCATTTTTCTTGGTGGGGATTAGTTTCAAACATAACatcctacaaaaaaaaactccattaTGCATCCAACTCTATAGATATTTTAGCTCCAGACCTCCAGTAGAGGGATGGATAGAACTTTAAGACAATGAGACAAATAGGCATAATAACTGAGGCATCCAACACCAAAGCTATGCTAAATATCAGCTCTAGTGAAGTGGGTGGGAAATGAATATAGAAAGAGAAATCGGTTGGGGGTGGATTGAAAGGTAAGAGATTGGATGATATCATTCACTGACAGCGGTGGAAACAGATGGGACAGTTAAAAAGGGAAGATTCATTCATGTCCAATAATAAAAAGCCAGTACTgaaaggaaaacagaaaacaactaCAAGTTAATAGGTACACGGACTACATATTCAATAATGAAAACCCAGTACCAAAACAAAAGACAGAACAAGTGCAAGATTATAAATTATAAgccagaagagagagagagagagagaaagagagatcagAGCAACTGAGCATATATTGTATaatacaactatatatataataaaagagaCAAACTTGAAATGACTAACTGTTGACACAGAGCATGTAGGCGTGAGAGAGCTATTTGAAGGCTTGAAGCTTCCGGCAGGGTTCAGTGGACATGGTTAATGTTAATATGGCCatctcagagagagagagagagagagagagtgaatcTGGGAATAGGAAGCTCAGGGATCGAGACATATCTCACATGGTGATGGCGGAGACGTAGAAGTCTTTGCTTTGTTAAAGGAGCCCGTTGAAAATctttacaaaaatataattagtacGTAAATATTAGTTTATTCCTCATCACTCATCGTTATATGAGAGTTCGTTGAGCTTGATCCAGCTAGCAGTTGAGTCCTAAATCTTAGCTACTCAGCCCGTGCCTTTCGTTCTAAGCGACTAGTGGGGCCATCGCCAATGGGTGCTGCACTTTTTTCACTACAATCATTTATAAATTTACTTTTCCACAAATTGAAACGATATTTACCCGCATTTTCACTAcagttataattaaattaaattatttaatagtGACTTACTAAATATTATGTGTcacacaattaaatttaattatttaaaaattaatgtacTAGGTGTTAagtaaactgcaattttaatttataacaaAATTGTTGCAAAAATTATACTACTGCACTTTTTGACATTTGGCGTATGTTTGGTGGGCCAATTTATTTTCTCCCATGAAAGATCTCCGTTCTTGATTTGCCCGAATCACTTTTTCGGGCTTGACTCTTGGACTCTACTCTTGTGATCTCTTATAATCGGGAGATGATTTGACAAATCTTGTAAAAATGATTCAggtaattatatattatatttatatcaattttttttttcctgattgtTATCCAAGGACGGGGATCCGGGCTCTATCCCGGAACAAGTATTCAGTTGTTCGAGCTTTACTTGTTTGGATTGCTCTATGCAATGAACAATTTTATTGCAAGGAATTGAATCTAAATTTGTCATCTTATATAGATTTAATGATTCATATTTGCATGCTTCAATAATACAGAGATTTACAAAAGTCTATATtgattttcattatatatagaATATGAACTAGAAAAATTATCTGCAAAAGAAATTAGGTAACATTGAGGGTCAACTAAATATATAAACAGAAGTTTCAGAGGCTGTCTATGGATCTGCCATCAACCCGGCCAATGTTGATAATAAATCTAGCTAGCATCATCCATGATGCATTATGGTACCAAAAACGACCCACCTTCCCATGTGTCACGTTACCATGGACAGATTACAGGCTGTTTCATAAATGATATATATCCAATGTTCTTAATGATGACACTCTAGCAATTTAattgtctttattattattattatttttcttaaaatccaGTAAAATAGGCCATCCATATTGGGTCCTTCCACGTTGTGAAATTTTGTCCAAGGAGGAGAATTTACATATTCACCTATATATCAACCTACATAATTACTCCATCTGGTTGCCAGAATCAGATTGTTAGCTTCCAAATGAAACCCAAACGCATAGGCCAGCTCAGTCGCCGTGGGAAGAACCGAGAACCTGAATCTTTGGACAGGAGCGCGCTCGTGGAGTGATGAGACAGAGCAATTTCTGTGGGAATCCAAGTCACAGTCTTGGCAGAGAAGAGCCTGCTAGTCTAGCTAATTAAGGTGACTTGCATGGGAACCAATTAATTAAGGTTTCTGTACAATgtttagtcatttaattaacCTCTTGTAAGTAGCAAGCAAATCATCCTCGATTAGCTAACAATACTCTTATCTTCATGTTAGAATTTAATACCTTCCAAGTTTGTTGCAAATTGAACAATCTCCAATATGGATTGCAAACAGTTCTCTAGCTCGAAGAAATATATTGTGTCAAACTAAAGCTTATTGGTAAAGAATAAAAGACCTAGCATGAAAGATAAGAGCCTATCAGTTTAACCAAGGCATGACTTGCATGAAAACCAAATAAGGTTTCTAAACAATATCACTTCAACTTTAACCTCTTTCAAATTAAGATCAGGCAAGTCATGATCCTTGGCTACCAAACAAGACTCTTAATCTTCATGATAAATCTTACTTCCTCGTAAGCTTGTATTGTAAAGTGAATAGTGATCTCCACTATGGATTGTAAATAGTTCTTTAGCTCCAAGAAATATACTGTGTCAAACTAAAGCTTATtggtaaagaagaaaagacCTAGCATGAAAGATAAGAGCCTGTCAGTTTAACCAAGGCATGACTTGCATGAAAACCAAATAAGGTTTCTAAACAATATCACTTCAACTTTAACCTCTTGCAAAGATCAGGCAAGTCATGATCCTTGGCTACCAAACAAGACTCTTAATCTTCATGCTAAATCTTACTTCCTCGTAAGCTTGTAAAGTGAATAGCGATCTCCACTGTAGGGTGCTAATAAAACTCTGGCTCTAAGACATATAATGTATCTAAAGCTTTTGGTGAAGAAGAGAAAGCTTGGCATGAAAGAGAAGAAGCTATGAGTTTAGCAAAGGTAACTTGCGTGAAACCAAATAAGATTTCTAAACAATATCAATCACTTTAACCTCTAGCAAATAGCTAGCAAGTTATCCTGGGCTATCAAACGAGATTCTTATCTTCATGTTAGGCATCACTCTTGCTCAAGCTTGCACCAAATAttggagaatatatatatatatatattaaaatcttgTTGGTAAAGAAGAGAAAACTTATCATGAAAgggtaaagaagaaaaaacataatATGAAAGAGAAGAGTTTGTCAGTTTAGCCAAAGTGACTTGCGTGGAACCCAAATAAGGATTTCAAACAATACCAATCATTTTAACATCTTGAAAGTAGCAGGCAAGTCATCATTGGCTACcaaatctctctccctcttaagTAGCTTTGGCTTTGAACTGAACAATTCTCATTTCTCATATAAATAATACTCCTAGTCaatgatatataatatttcaaaaacttgttagtgaagaagagaaggcctaacatgaaagaaaaaagcttCTCAGTTCGCCAGAATGACCTGCCTAGGAATCCAACAAGGTTAGTTTCTACACAATGCCAAGCATTCTAACCTCTTGCAACTATAGGAGGCAAGCCATTCTTGGCTATCAAACAAAACTTTGATCTTCATGTTAGACCTCACTTCTTCTCAAGTACTATTCATGCTCCAATGAGAAGTCTTGGAGTTTCTATTTATAGGCAGTGAAAGAATGGAGATCTGTAGATATATATTCTGGTAGCAAGTTTTGCTGTATAGTTTTTCTTGTCGTCAAGTGCATGCATCATTTTGTTGCCCAATATCCCATAAATGGAATATATTCCTTTTTAGTTGAGGGGACCCTAAATAATTAATCTACATTATCTTCATGTACTTGCAGCTCAACAGTGGAGAAAGAATTTCCACTCGCAGAAAACTCAAGAAGACCTCAATCTGCCACTCCTTCAAAGGATGTGCATCATCGAATTCGAGCTCAACTTGGTCCAGctaattagggaaaaaaaaaaaaaaaccacttggTTCagctaattattttatttataagaaaagaaTACTTAATTCACAAATATAaaggtgagattttttttttccttctaatcgCTGAATATATATTTGGCAAAATTCCTCGAACGTAAGTCTTATTAATTTACTtagccttaattaattaactctcAAAAATGAAAGTTTCAAGTGATTAGCTATGATCTGTAACACCAAATTTATCGTATAAATCTAACATGCATAACTTTATTGTTTGAGAATAGGCGTGAAAGAAATCAATTtaaaatcatttcatttttttctaagcaaaaaaaagaaaaaaaccaagcaTGCAAAGGCTAGCTCCTCTTCGGGCTTTGGTCGGGGACAGAACCAAGGGAGCTAGTCGATCTGGGAGTGACTTCCGGTTTTAAAATGTTTcttatttatagttaaatatatatatattttaaactttaattaaTCCTTGTTAAAATTAAACTTAACTTAtgttttttcctaattaataaGAAATCCAGATTCGGTGGTCTCATGATCCTCATCAACTGCCACCTCCTGTTATTTTGGAGATGCGATGATGAAAATAGACGCGTTTGGCGATGCCATTTTGAATATTGACTAAAGTTACGTTGGAGGTAAGACTTTGGTGATTGCTAGGGCTTACAACTTACAACATCTTAGTCGTACccctttttttaattccaaTATCAAAGGGAACATGATTCTCATGGCAATAACATCAGTCCAATTTGGATGCCCTCCACCTCATCGAGAGAATACCCCAATTCATGCATGCGTTTGCTTTTCTTCTCATTGACTTTGTGTTGCTGAGTCGACCTATTCTGTCTTAGTAATTTCCTTGTTCCAAATATTTGACTAAATTGTGAAAGATTTAATGATGCTAACAcgctttgatactatgttaaattaccagttattccaaaagcttaagctgacaggaatatgtaaatttaatcacttcatcattactttaacacttcctCTCACGTGTGGGattaaactcatttttaatatgtgaggcccaacaagtgaaatatttaatttaaatgaggggtgATTTGATGGAGTCAAAGTTCGATCACATAACTTTTAGCTCTGATACAATGAAAGACTTAATGATGCAAAGGGTTTTGGCAAGATACCAAACCCATATGTTTTGCTTTCAATATATAGAATAGTTTGTTACAGAGATAATACAATCaatgaagacaaaaatacatctGAATTTTAAACTAGTGATCTATACGAACAAGAGTACATTCAAACTAATTGTCAATCATTATCTAACTGATCTTGTGAAGGTACGTAAGTAAGAACCTTGCGAGCTGTGGCATCTGTTGATAAGCATTGATAACTTGAATTCAAATCTCTTGCTGATAGAGTTGGAGTGTAACTAGGTGTCTCATGCTGTTGTTTCTTATCTGTTAGATTGCTATCTTCATTCAAAGGTGGCGTGGGGACTTCATCTTCATTACGTACGTAGGTTAACAAATTGTACCCGTTAAAGAGAAAGAATGCAAGCAATGGAGCCTATTAGCATCAGATTATAATTCCGACCCTTAAGTCAATAGCGTTTGAGAGAGGAAATATAATTAAACGCTATATATGTGAGTAAGAGTTTTGAACTTAGGATCAAAAGTCCATTTCATCTTATTTGGACTTTTCTTTTAGGGTACGTGGTTTCGATGTAACTGTTTTCGTGTCACGTTCTAACTATGTGGAAGTTTTTTGCATGCATAGAGATATCAACCGTTTCTgaacatatataaaaaacttCCAAAAAACTCATGCCGATATATATAGTCATATAGAGGTCCACTTACGTCTTGATTACAAACAAGCTAAGAAAAGCAAGGATTGGTTCTTTATATTTGTGAATTAATTAagcatttattttcttatacatAAAATAATTAGCTGAACCAAGTTGATCAGCTCGATGATGCACATGATCCTTTGAAGGAGCCATGTGACTAGTGGCAGATTGAGGTCTTCCTGAGTTTTCTGCGAGTGGAAATTCTTTCTCCACTACTGTTGAGCTGCAAGTACATCAAGATAATGTACATTGTTTAGGGTTCCCTCAACTGAAAAAGGAATATATTCCATTTATGGAATGGGCAGCAAAATGATCATGCATGCACTTGGCGAGAAGAGAAACTATACAACAAAACTTCCTCCATTCTTtcaatgcctataaatagatacTCCAACACTTAAGATTGGAGCAGGAATAGTACTTGAGAAGAAGTGAGGTCTAACATGAACATTAAAGCTTTGTTTGATAGCCAAGAATGACTTGCCTCCTACACTTGCAAGAGGTTAGAATGTTTAGCATTGTCTAGAAACTAACCTTGTTGGATTCCGAGGCAAGTCATTCTGGCTAAATTGACaagcttttttctttcatgttagGCTTTCTCTTCTTCACTAATAAGATTTTGAAATATCAAATGTTATTGATTAGGAGTATTTTTTACATTGGAAATTGTTCAGTTCACAGTGAAGCTAATTAGATCTAACATAAAGATAAGAGTTTCGTTTGGTAGCCACAGATGACTTGCCTGCTACTTACAAGAGGTTaaaatgatttgtattatttgaaaACCTTATTTGGCTTCCACGCAAGTCTCTTTGACTAAACTGACAAGCTCTTCTCTTTCATGCTAGGTCTTCTCTTCTTTACCAACAAGTTTTTGATACATTATTTGTCATGAGCCAAAATATTATTTGCACCATGCATTTGAGACTATTCAATTTACAATACAAGCTTACCCAAAagtaaaatctaaaataaagaTAAGAGTTTTGTTCGATAGCACAGGTGACTTGTCTTCTACTTGTTAGAAGTTAAGTGATTTATATTGTCTAGAAACTTTATTTGGTTCCCATACAAGTCACCTTGGCTAAAGTAACATGTTATTCTCTTTCATGCTAGgtcttctcttcttcaccaaCATTAGAGGCTGTTCAAGTTACAATACAAGCATACAAGAAAGTTAGGTCTAACATGAAGATAAGAGTCTCGTTTGCTAGCCAAGGATGACTTTGCCTGCTTCTTGT
This window of the Corylus avellana chromosome ca5, CavTom2PMs-1.0 genome carries:
- the LOC132182253 gene encoding CASP-like protein 1F2, with product MASQMDKEGSSYTLEIKSLGSSSPSQRRFLSAQVTLRVLAIAATVPAISLMVASAQSVMMFGFTFEAHYSYSSALKFLLGTDIMVCAFSALSLIFVYLMNRSRSNLTNYFYLFLHDMVMMVLMISGCAAATGVGYIGRFGEEKIGWGAVCDRVVKFCSRMMVSVALSYSAFIAYLALTIISATKLMSQVKSPEEL
- the LOC132181389 gene encoding uncharacterized protein LOC132181389 isoform X6 gives rise to the protein MGCTSSMYAVGRKKKKKLSVPEVVVFLPSMRIPEQSNLQRPLRGLIPKDLADRLSCIRNQIVLVAEDTALAGGSAITELRQALEEYLSVLIGLTKKEFKWKNLEDGRHETCVANSWFELLSVVHLMAMLTLSEADSLMIPKDHSGSGIRVVSSDCKRDAVDLLLKAAGYLEFCVRDVLVCMPPDIKEKLPKDLQDGVLEAISIQALGQGTEIQLGLAVECQKATLSVKRRLACEQLSYFSQAYHCLSGGDMDTNNGCGKKHLCFIKWKFLEAKAAAYYYHGLILDKGNEPSFHVSAVCCFLAAEQLLSESKKACLSFSLAAPVTRAPPLWGSMKHLRQKIPEVASRKSQMYGYLLEQEKALQALPDLPEFQLSLRPDDYQLPEIDPAWDSEKWEIPGQPLKDHLKDSEDDIETE
- the LOC132181389 gene encoding uncharacterized protein LOC132181389 isoform X2, with product MGCTSSMYAVGRKKKKKLSVPEVVVFLPSMRIPEQSNLQRPLRGLIPKDLADRLSCIRNQIVLVAEDTALAGGSAITELRQALEEYLSVLIGLTKKENGIEGLVEFKWKNLEDGRHETCVANSWFELLSVVHLMAMLTLSEADSLMIPKDHSGSGIRVVSSDCKRDAVDLLLKAAGYLEFCVRDVLVCMPPDIKEKLPKDLQDGVLEAISIQALGQGTEIQLGLAVECQKATLSVKRRLACEQLSYFSQAYHCLSGGDMDTNNGCGKKHLCFIKWKFLEAKAAAYYYHGLILDKGNEPSFHVSAVCCFLAAEQLLSESKKACLSFSLAAPVTRAPPLWGSMKHLRQKIPEVASRKSQMYGYLLEQEKALQALPDLPEFQLSLRPDDYQLPEIDPAWDSEKWEIPGQPLKDHLKDSEDDIETE
- the LOC132181389 gene encoding uncharacterized protein LOC132181389 isoform X7, which produces MGCTSSMYAVGRKKKKKLSVPEVVVFLPSMRIPEQSNLQRPLRGLIPKDLADRLSCIRNQIVLVAEDTGGSAITELRQALEEYLSVLIGLTKKEFKWKNLEDGRHQETCVANSWFELLSVVHLMAMLTLSEADSLMIPKDHSGSGIRVVSSDCKRDAVDLLLKAAGYLEFCVRDVLVCMPPDIKEKLPKDLQDGVLEAISIQALGQGTEIQLGLAVECQKATLSVKRRLACEQLSYFSQAYHCLSGGDMDTNNGCGKKHLCFIKWKFLEAKAAAYYYHGLILDKGNEPSFHVSAVCCFLAAEQLLSESKKACLSFSLAAPVTRAPPLWGSMKHLRQKIPEVASRKSQMYGYLLEQEKALQALPDLPEFQLSLRPDDYQLPEIDPAWDSEKWEIPGQPLKDHLKDSEDDIETE
- the LOC132181389 gene encoding uncharacterized protein LOC132181389 isoform X5, whose translation is MGCTSSMYAVGRKKKKKLSVPEVVVFLPSMRIPEQSNLQRPLRGLIPKDLADRLSCIRNQIVLVAEDTALAGGSAITELRQALEEYLSVLIGLTKKEFKWKNLEDGRHQETCVANSWFELLSVVHLMAMLTLSEADSLMIPKDHSGSGIRVVSSDCKRDAVDLLLKAAGYLEFCVRDVLVCMPPDIKEKLPKDLQDGVLEAISIQALGQGTEIQLGLAVECQKATLSVKRRLACEQLSYFSQAYHCLSGGDMDTNNGCGKKHLCFIKWKFLEAKAAAYYYHGLILDKGNEPSFHVSAVCCFLAAEQLLSESKKACLSFSLAAPVTRAPPLWGSMKHLRQKIPEVASRKSQMYGYLLEQEKALQALPDLPEFQLSLRPDDYQLPEIDPAWDSEKWEIPGQPLKDHLKDSEDDIETE
- the LOC132181389 gene encoding uncharacterized protein LOC132181389 isoform X1 yields the protein MGCTSSMYAVGRKKKKKLSVPEVVVFLPSMRIPEQSNLQRPLRGLIPKDLADRLSCIRNQIVLVAEDTALAGGSAITELRQALEEYLSVLIGLTKKENGIEGLVEFKWKNLEDGRHQETCVANSWFELLSVVHLMAMLTLSEADSLMIPKDHSGSGIRVVSSDCKRDAVDLLLKAAGYLEFCVRDVLVCMPPDIKEKLPKDLQDGVLEAISIQALGQGTEIQLGLAVECQKATLSVKRRLACEQLSYFSQAYHCLSGGDMDTNNGCGKKHLCFIKWKFLEAKAAAYYYHGLILDKGNEPSFHVSAVCCFLAAEQLLSESKKACLSFSLAAPVTRAPPLWGSMKHLRQKIPEVASRKSQMYGYLLEQEKALQALPDLPEFQLSLRPDDYQLPEIDPAWDSEKWEIPGQPLKDHLKDSEDDIETE
- the LOC132181389 gene encoding uncharacterized protein LOC132181389 isoform X3 produces the protein MGCTSSMYAVGRKKKKKLSVPEVVVFLPSMRIPEQSNLQRPLRGLIPKDLADRLSCIRNQIVLVAEDTGGSAITELRQALEEYLSVLIGLTKKENGIEGLVEFKWKNLEDGRHQETCVANSWFELLSVVHLMAMLTLSEADSLMIPKDHSGSGIRVVSSDCKRDAVDLLLKAAGYLEFCVRDVLVCMPPDIKEKLPKDLQDGVLEAISIQALGQGTEIQLGLAVECQKATLSVKRRLACEQLSYFSQAYHCLSGGDMDTNNGCGKKHLCFIKWKFLEAKAAAYYYHGLILDKGNEPSFHVSAVCCFLAAEQLLSESKKACLSFSLAAPVTRAPPLWGSMKHLRQKIPEVASRKSQMYGYLLEQEKALQALPDLPEFQLSLRPDDYQLPEIDPAWDSEKWEIPGQPLKDHLKDSEDDIETE
- the LOC132181389 gene encoding uncharacterized protein LOC132181389 isoform X4 → MGCTSSMYAVGRKKKKKLSVPEVVVFLPSMRIPEQSNLQRPLRGLIPKDLADRLSCIRNQIVLVAEDTGGSAITELRQALEEYLSVLIGLTKKENGIEGLVEFKWKNLEDGRHETCVANSWFELLSVVHLMAMLTLSEADSLMIPKDHSGSGIRVVSSDCKRDAVDLLLKAAGYLEFCVRDVLVCMPPDIKEKLPKDLQDGVLEAISIQALGQGTEIQLGLAVECQKATLSVKRRLACEQLSYFSQAYHCLSGGDMDTNNGCGKKHLCFIKWKFLEAKAAAYYYHGLILDKGNEPSFHVSAVCCFLAAEQLLSESKKACLSFSLAAPVTRAPPLWGSMKHLRQKIPEVASRKSQMYGYLLEQEKALQALPDLPEFQLSLRPDDYQLPEIDPAWDSEKWEIPGQPLKDHLKDSEDDIETE